Proteins encoded together in one Pseudomonas sp. TCU-HL1 window:
- a CDS encoding cysteine hydrolase family protein: MNTDKAFLVIDMQQEEGFPLHGFDRVIHNNARLLDASRHAGTPIIYTRHINAADGSDLPPGEPLDSAGRPASYRAGTRQVEIIERLAPRPGDRVIDKPRYSAFHRTELDQQLRALGVRRLIVTGVLTDACVLATVLDAFALGYRVDLIADACTSTTEAAHNAALLIMANWVYALELFSTDQYLNALSGEPHQSCRSSEPDQFAHRPEQFVATIARLQSALGLPRQEQE, translated from the coding sequence ATGAACACAGACAAAGCTTTCCTGGTCATCGACATGCAGCAGGAGGAGGGTTTCCCCCTGCATGGCTTTGATCGGGTTATCCACAACAACGCCCGCCTGCTGGATGCGTCCCGGCATGCAGGCACCCCCATTATCTACACCCGCCACATCAACGCGGCGGACGGCAGCGACCTGCCACCCGGCGAGCCGCTGGACAGCGCCGGACGCCCGGCCAGTTACCGCGCCGGCACCCGCCAGGTGGAGATCATCGAGCGCCTGGCACCCCGCCCCGGCGACCGGGTGATCGACAAGCCGCGCTACAGCGCCTTCCATCGCACGGAGCTCGACCAGCAGTTGCGGGCGCTCGGCGTGCGCCGGCTGATCGTCACGGGTGTGCTCACCGACGCCTGCGTGCTGGCCACGGTGCTGGACGCCTTCGCCCTGGGCTACCGCGTCGACCTGATCGCCGACGCCTGCACCAGCACCACGGAAGCCGCCCATAACGCCGCCCTGCTGATCATGGCCAACTGGGTTTACGCCCTCGAACTCTTTTCCACCGACCAGTACCTGAACGCACTGAGCGGCGAGCCGCACCAGTCCTGCCGCTCGAGCGAACCGGACCAGTTCGCGCACCGCCCCGAACAGTTCGTCGCCACCATCGCCCGTCTGCAGTCCGCCCTCGGCCTGCCGCGCCAGGAACAGGAGTGA